Proteins found in one Oreochromis niloticus isolate F11D_XX linkage group LG22, O_niloticus_UMD_NMBU, whole genome shotgun sequence genomic segment:
- the LOC109196446 gene encoding GTPase activating protein 1-like yields MASRLCLLLLILCGPNVAQCGLRVYNVYARGIRPDPGNNNGDGYVRMSCGRVSTTTHVVFNTPNPKWHEELHYYGASPGNRLELRVYDKDVIFDDLLGICATNIRRGTRQNTCRLSKGGYLYFTYTLS; encoded by the coding sequence ATGGCCTCCAGACTTtgtctcctcctgctgatcttGTGCGGTCCGAATGTCGCCCAGTGTGGCCTGAGGGTGTACAATGTGTATGCCAGAGGTATTCGCCCTGACCCGGGCAATAATAATGGAGATGGATACGTCAGGATGTCCTGTGGCCGTGTATCCACGACAACACATGTTGTCTTCAACACCCCAAACCCAAAATGGCATGAAGAGTTACACTATTATGGAGCTTCACCAGGTAACCGCCTGGAGCTTAGAGTTTATGACAAAGATGTGATCTTTGACGACCTGCTGGGAATCTGTGCTACAAATATACGCAGGGGAACTCGTCAGAATACCTGCCGTCTCTCAAAAGGTGGATATCTCTATTTCACCTACACCCTCAGCTAA